One Mycolicibacterium crocinum DNA window includes the following coding sequences:
- a CDS encoding serine hydrolase yields MSNVVRDIKDVFVDAGCQGWLRAETIGRPDEVVDVGGEVPVVAASVYKLIVLVALGRAFDSGLIDAHATVRVVPGDCTPGPTGLSLFSDPVTLSWLDLARMMVVLSDNAAADVILGALGLNEIDSAIGDFGLTSTRVVGGTAALQRQIIHDAGTLTLPEAVGLLASNNTIHDSAAFDPAYTMATSAADINAVLRAIWTDKAASAHSCEMMRTFLRQQIWPHRIRSGFPFADIVVAGKTGTIGPVRNEAAVVEIPGEEPVAVSVFTRAARSDLSLPIVDAAIGRAAFLAVTELRTGSRWLR; encoded by the coding sequence ATGAGCAACGTAGTCCGAGATATCAAGGACGTCTTCGTCGACGCTGGCTGCCAAGGCTGGCTGCGCGCGGAGACCATCGGCCGGCCTGACGAGGTGGTGGATGTCGGAGGCGAAGTACCCGTCGTCGCCGCTTCGGTATACAAGCTGATCGTTCTCGTTGCACTAGGGCGAGCCTTCGATTCCGGACTGATCGATGCCCACGCCACAGTCCGGGTGGTGCCGGGGGACTGTACACCCGGACCGACCGGGCTAAGCCTTTTCAGCGATCCGGTCACGTTGTCATGGCTGGACTTGGCCCGGATGATGGTTGTGCTATCCGACAACGCCGCGGCAGACGTTATTCTCGGCGCGCTCGGTCTGAACGAAATCGATTCTGCAATAGGCGACTTCGGCCTCACCTCGACGCGCGTCGTCGGCGGGACCGCGGCCCTTCAGCGACAGATCATCCACGATGCCGGGACCCTGACGCTGCCGGAAGCTGTTGGGCTTTTGGCCAGCAACAACACTATTCACGACAGCGCTGCGTTCGACCCGGCCTACACCATGGCGACGAGCGCTGCGGACATCAACGCCGTGCTGCGCGCGATATGGACCGACAAGGCTGCCTCCGCGCACAGCTGCGAAATGATGAGGACATTTCTCAGACAACAGATCTGGCCACATCGCATTCGCTCCGGGTTTCCCTTCGCTGACATCGTCGTAGCAGGTAAGACCGGAACCATCGGACCGGTCCGCAATGAGGCCGCCGTGGTGGAGATTCCAGGGGAGGAACCGGTAGCCGTATCGGTTTTCACTCGCGCGGCGCGCTCGGACCTGTCCTTGCCCATCGTCGACGCCGCGATCGGGCGGGCCGCTTTTCTCGCAGTCACCGAGCTGCGTACTGGTTCGCGTTGGCTGCGGTGA